One part of the Haliotis asinina isolate JCU_RB_2024 chromosome 2, JCU_Hal_asi_v2, whole genome shotgun sequence genome encodes these proteins:
- the LOC137273042 gene encoding C-type lectin-like, producing MNAKSTAVVTCWLVMSIAGGCICGRSFYHRIESLDNVEVTASASNTQTSISDVGQCARLCRQQDCVYLRHDGDICSLYDVLVTASSSPAHGAIYYRETCPTGLGYVFAESTNLCFKISPASELKDWDDSFTACQDDGGRLAVLDTDTRHSFFKSYLSDGGYGTSTVWVGMNKSTTSGPFRWLTGSTHTTQWDSVEPDYVSYQNCVYFYYRDLVDTECYDPRRRLCEIVL from the exons ATGAACGCCAAGTCAACTGCTGTGGTTACATGCTGGTTAGTGATGAGTATTGCGGGTGGATGTATTTGCGGAAGATCGTTTTATCACAGGATTGAAAGTCTTGACAACGTGGAAGTTACAGCATCAGCTTCTAACACACAAACCAGCATATCTGACGTTGGCCAGTGCGCACGACTTTGTCGCCAACAAGACTGTGTGTATCTCAGACATGATGGAGACATTTGCAGTTTGTATGACGTTCTCGTCACCGCCAGTTCATCACCCGCTCATGGCGCAATCTACTATCGTGAAA CTTGTCCTACAGGACTGGGTTACGTCTTTGCGGAGTCAACCAACCTTTGCTTCAAAATCAGCCCTGCATCTGAGCTCAAAGACTGGGATGATAGCTTTACCGCATGCCAGGATGATGGTGGTCGGCTCGCGGTCCTTGACACAGATACCAGGCATAGTTTCTTCAAAAGCTATCTCAGCGACGGAG GTTATGGGACTTCGACGGTGTGGGTCGGCATGAACAAGTCAACCACCAGTGGCCCCTTCAGATGGTTGACGGGATCAACTCACACCACACAGTGGGACTCGGTCGAACCTGATTACGTGTCCTACCAAAACTGCGTGTACTTTTATTACAGAGATCTTGTTGATACGGAATGTTACGACCCGAGACGCAGACTGTGCGAGATTGTTCTGTAA